In Bacillus sp. BGMRC 2118, a genomic segment contains:
- a CDS encoding YdcF family protein: MKKFIKVILSVIIVMITIYTVTVHTLIANTAKEVPPDDADYVIVLGARLHGEEMSLSLLYRVEAALDYLQANPSSKVIVSGGKGPGEDISEAEAMLRYFREKGIQAERIIVEDQSTTTYENLYLSKKLIEKSTCTIIVSNDFHLFRSTMIADRVGLQNVYTLPAKTPTVVIIKLWVREYAAVLKTWLVDR, encoded by the coding sequence ATGAAAAAATTCATAAAAGTCATTCTTTCTGTAATCATCGTAATGATTACAATATATACGGTAACCGTTCATACGTTGATCGCCAATACAGCAAAGGAAGTGCCTCCTGATGATGCCGACTATGTCATTGTCCTAGGTGCTAGGTTACATGGTGAAGAGATGTCGCTTTCATTATTGTACCGAGTAGAAGCTGCACTCGACTATTTACAAGCTAATCCTTCTTCAAAAGTGATTGTATCTGGTGGTAAAGGACCAGGTGAAGATATTTCCGAGGCTGAAGCTATGTTACGTTACTTTCGTGAAAAGGGTATACAAGCAGAACGCATAATAGTAGAGGATCAATCCACTACTACCTATGAAAACCTCTATTTATCAAAGAAGCTCATCGAAAAATCGACATGCACCATCATTGTCAGCAATGATTTTCACTTATTTCGATCAACAATGATTGCCGATCGTGTAGGACTGCAAAATGTATATACACTCCCTGCGAAAACACCAACCGTTGTCATAATTAAACTATGGGTAAGAGAATACGCAGCTGTTCTGAAAACGTGGTTAGTCGACCGATAA